Within the Barnesiella intestinihominis YIT 11860 genome, the region AGGTGACGAAACCGCAGGCCTATATCGGAGAGACCGAAAATTTTAAGGAACGGGTAAAAGACCATGACAGTAAAAAAGCATTCTGGCAGAAAGCGCTTGTCTTTGTTTCAAAAGACGAAGATATGACCAAAGCCGACGTGCAATATCTGGAATATCGCGCAATTGTAGTAGCCAAACAGTCGAACTCGTTTGTATTGAATGAGAACAAGCAGATTCCCAAAGCACCAAATCTTCCCGAACATCAGAGAGATGCCATGGATGAGTTTTTTGAGGATATCAGGTTCCTCGCATCATTCATTGGTTGTGACATCTTTGAAATATCCCAGCCAAAGGAAGAGCACCTGTTTTATACAAAAGCCCGAGGCTGTAATGCAAAAGGATTTTATAATTCTGCAGGATTTACTGTGTTAAAGGGTAGTATCATCGCCAATAATTGCGTTCCTTCTTTTACATGGAAAGCAAAGCGAGAAAAGATGGTCGAGGAGTATGCTACTTTGAATAACGGTGTTTGGATAATGGATTCTGACAAAACCTTCTCCAGCCCCAGTACAGCCGCCGATTTTTGTATAGGGCGGCCAGCCAATGGATGGAATGAGTGGAAAGATAAAGATGGTAATACACTGGATTTTATATACAGGAAACAATTAGAATAACGGATAATATCAATGTAGAGTGCAGTGATATGATTGGGTTTAATTTAGTGATTTCGATTTTACAAATAAGTTAAAAACGCTATGTCAATGAAATATTTATTGAATAGTAGTATACCATAATAATGAAAGGATACATTATAAATATACTTTTCCAGATGGCAAGGTATACATCGGGGCAAACAAGGCGTAATCCCGCAATACGACATCGCTAGTATATTAGTCCAGTAACAGGTCCTACAAATGGTTGATTTTGGAAAGCATATTTAACTTTTCATACTTGCAAATATGAGATTGTTTGCCGGATTTTCAATGGAGTTGTAGCTGAGATTATCCAGTTAAGGAAATCACGTTTGCCAGAGTCCATGATAGAATTTAGCATAATTATGAACCAATTTTTGTAAGAGAGTATGTGGTATTGCTCATTGGACATTCATAACTTGATTCTGATAGTGGAATTTGGCCATAGATATAGAAAATTAGGGAAAACAATATCAATAGCATACCAACAGGCAAATCATAAAACTGTCCAGCTCTCTGCCGAATAATTCCGAGTTTTTCTATGAATGATATCGTGTTCATGTAACGAGGTCCTTTCGCCTTGTTAGATGTGATTTGGGGTAATCCTGAAATGTTCACAGCCATTTTAAGTTTCTTTTTAAGCTGAGGTAAGCACTTCTAAGTCTTGGATATGTGTAGGTTGATTTCCCGGATTTTCTGTCAATAGTTCGTTCTTTTATGAAGTTACTCCATTGCTCGTGCCATTTTTCCAATATACGTATAAAGCCCTCTTTATCGGTATGTGTAATCATTTTGGAGATTGCAAGTAGTTCTTGTGTGGCTTTCATATCTGGTTTCTTTGTGAGATAATGTCTTATAATCATTATCTGATGAAACTGGCACATTTGTACCTTATACTGTCGGAGGGATTGAAACAAGCCGCATAGTCCATTACAGACAATATCGTGAATAATGAATCCATGGGAACGCAAGAACTCCACACCTTTGAGATAATCCGCAATGGTTTCTGTACGGACAAATTTGTGCCACAGTATTTTGTTACGAAAAGAATCCTTAATGACCATGAGGCCAAAATTGCGCCCCAATAGGTTGTATCCACATTAATGACCACTTCTTTATGACGGGAAATCACATGGACATGACACATAGATTTGAACCTACGCCAAATAGTACTTTTGTTAACATTATATTTAGAAGCAAACTGATCTAAGGTCTGGTTTCCCTCAATGTATTCGGACTTTAAGACTTCGTCATCGAGACGGAAACTTCCTACGAACTGACGACCGAAAGATTTACACTTATATAGCTGTTTGTTCCTTTTTTGACTATTTTTTCTTGGTCGCGGAAGAACCACACCAAAAGCAGTTTTTTTTATTCACAATACTTTAAATGCTGCAAAAGTACTTAAAGAAAAATGTAATTTTACAGACATGAACAACACTGCTATTATAGATAATAATCAAAATTTAAACGGAGAAAATACATGTAAGCTAATAGCTATCGTAATCTATCCGTTGATTGTTCCTCAAGATGCATAAAAATGTATTAAGGAAAAGTTTTGGTAAAGAATTTCTTTTCGTTCAGAAATAGAATAAGAATTAAAAGGGACTGAGAATAACATATTAGTATAGAAGTAAAGATATGAAACCAAATTCAATATTGTATTATCCTCATATTGAATTCCAAAATGAGGCATGGGTAAAATCAAGTTTATTACTTTGGGACCACGTTTATAGGATTGTTCCTGAAGGCTATTCTCCTAATGATAGTGATGAAATCAAAGCGTTGGTTGATGAAGACTTAGTTAGAGATATCAAGTTGGATGACAAGGATAGAGAGGACACATTTGAAGAATTCTTGAAACTTTGTGATAGGATAGAAAATCGTATGCCTGCAGGCCTTATTCCTTCGGATGAAGATAGAATTCATCCCGGAAAAATTGATAATAGGTTATATCCTTTTCTAGATTTGATAGGAGAACACTTTATTGATGAAGACAATTGGCTTCATTTATCAAAAGAGCTTGCAAGAGGATATATGTTTAAGTTATCACAAGTGGTTGCAAGAATACGTAATCTTAACAGAGGTACTGATGATTTGGATGCGTGGTCAATAAATCCTTACTTCAGTGAAAATGCGAATTTCGGTGATTTTCTTCAAGATCCCACGGCCAAAGGTTTTTTCTGTTCAGTTACATTAGAGGATATCGTACCTCAAAATATAGGGGAAGTAAGTGCACGTGAACTTGTTACATTCGTTAATAAAAGGAAGGATGAAAGAAAGTTGCTGAGAGAGAAATTTGATGATTTTACCAATCATCTTGCCAAGATTTCAAATATCCAACATGCAGGACAAGTAAATGAAGATTTCGTGAAGGAATTATTAGATTCGAAAGAACAATACAAGAAAAGCATGGATCGTTGGAGGGATATAAAATGTTTGCCCATTACAACGGGAGTTCCTGTTTCCCTTACGGCTTTGGGAACCTTTGCTGCTCTTATGGAAGAACCGTTTGGCATTGCTTCAATAGCAGGCAGTCTTACAATCGGGGCGATATGTTCATATGTTGATTTCTATAGAGCAAAAAAGAACAGAGACCCTTCTTATGCGTCATATTTAATCAGTGTAGATAAACTTTGTAAAAATGTGACATGGCAAAGTTATATACGACTAGAGGAGTTTATTAACG harbors:
- a CDS encoding GIY-YIG nuclease family protein; the protein is MGKTITTYLIDGDPKGTQYAFISNKICQMFVIPRSNLAYLNEQEKLHKPAFYILIGEDEVTKPQAYIGETENFKERVKDHDSKKAFWQKALVFVSKDEDMTKADVQYLEYRAIVVAKQSNSFVLNENKQIPKAPNLPEHQRDAMDEFFEDIRFLASFIGCDIFEISQPKEEHLFYTKARGCNAKGFYNSAGFTVLKGSIIANNCVPSFTWKAKREKMVEEYATLNNGVWIMDSDKTFSSPSTAADFCIGRPANGWNEWKDKDGNTLDFIYRKQLE